From Haloglomus litoreum, the proteins below share one genomic window:
- a CDS encoding PHP domain-containing protein — protein MLSVEFHSHSSLSYDGRDPVELLLGQAEAVGLDALAVTDHDEIDASLRAADLAPEYDLVGIPGMEITSEAGHVLGLGIEEAVPPGLSYDETLDRIHDQGGIAVVPHPFQKSRHGVAAHITRGQLASADAIEVYNSRLLTGRSNRRAERFARDHDLPMTAGSDAHISEMVGQAVTEVDTSHEDVSSILDAVREGRTTVVGKRTPWRVSVRQFGGGILRRARQTVLAPF, from the coding sequence GTGCTGTCGGTCGAGTTCCACTCCCACTCGTCGCTCTCGTACGACGGGCGCGACCCGGTCGAACTCCTGCTGGGGCAGGCCGAGGCCGTCGGCCTGGACGCGCTCGCCGTGACCGACCACGACGAGATCGACGCCTCGCTCCGGGCGGCGGACCTCGCCCCCGAGTACGACCTCGTCGGTATCCCCGGGATGGAGATCACCTCCGAGGCCGGCCACGTCCTCGGTCTCGGCATCGAGGAGGCCGTCCCGCCGGGCCTCTCGTACGACGAGACGCTCGACCGCATCCACGACCAGGGCGGTATCGCGGTCGTGCCACACCCGTTCCAGAAGTCCCGCCACGGCGTCGCCGCGCACATCACTCGCGGCCAGCTCGCCAGCGCCGACGCCATCGAGGTGTACAACTCCCGGCTCCTGACCGGCCGGTCGAACCGCCGGGCCGAGCGGTTCGCCCGCGATCACGACCTCCCGATGACCGCGGGGAGCGACGCCCACATCAGCGAGATGGTCGGACAGGCCGTCACCGAGGTCGACACCAGCCACGAGGACGTCTCGAGCATCCTGGACGCGGTCCGTGAGGGCCGGACGACCGTCGTCGGGAAGCGTACTCCGTGGCGCGTGAGCGTCCGCCAGTTCGGTGGCGGCATCCTCCGCCGGGCCAGACAGACCGTGCTGGCGCCGTTCTGA
- a CDS encoding asparagine synthase C-terminal domain-containing protein — MQGTDTDLVERALRDGEPLPGTGGFAGQLADGRAVRDVLGRYPLFTERDAPGTASADPSDLDRPVRLPAGTVRSGDGDRRVWSLPEPPTFDHDRRAVAAVREAVTGSVAAVAGEDVAVAFSGGVDSAAVAAGLPDAPLYVAGFPDSPDIAAAREAARLCDREEDLTVVELDHAAVRDLSATVARATGRTNAMDVAIAVPLVAVARRARGDGYQRLAVGQGADELFGGYDKVARAPGDPRVDADTVRGATRELLAGLPDQLERDVLALRAAGVEPVAPLLHDRVVRAALRLPGDLLVDERGERKVAFRRAARESVPDRVAFRGKRAAQYGSRAARELDRLAREAGFERSGGDHVAQFVADLAGDVPAIACPARSE; from the coding sequence ATGCAGGGGACCGACACCGACCTCGTCGAGCGGGCGCTCCGCGACGGCGAGCCGCTCCCGGGGACGGGGGGCTTCGCCGGGCAGCTGGCCGACGGCCGCGCCGTCCGGGACGTGCTGGGCCGGTATCCGCTGTTCACCGAGCGCGACGCGCCCGGGACCGCGAGCGCCGACCCGTCCGACCTCGACCGGCCGGTCCGGCTCCCGGCGGGGACGGTCCGTTCGGGCGACGGGGACCGGCGGGTCTGGTCGCTGCCGGAGCCCCCGACGTTCGACCATGACCGACGAGCCGTCGCCGCGGTCCGCGAGGCCGTCACCGGGTCCGTCGCCGCGGTCGCGGGCGAGGACGTGGCGGTCGCGTTCTCCGGCGGCGTCGACTCCGCGGCCGTCGCCGCCGGCCTTCCGGACGCGCCGCTGTACGTCGCCGGCTTCCCCGACAGTCCCGATATCGCGGCCGCCCGGGAGGCGGCCCGACTCTGCGACCGCGAGGAGGACCTCACCGTTGTCGAACTCGACCACGCGGCCGTCCGCGACCTCTCGGCGACGGTCGCGCGTGCGACCGGGCGCACGAACGCGATGGATGTCGCTATCGCCGTGCCGCTGGTGGCGGTCGCGCGTCGCGCACGTGGGGACGGGTACCAGCGGCTGGCCGTCGGGCAGGGTGCCGACGAGCTGTTCGGTGGTTACGACAAGGTGGCCCGGGCGCCCGGGGACCCGCGGGTCGACGCCGACACCGTCCGGGGTGCGACCCGCGAACTCCTCGCTGGCCTGCCCGACCAGCTCGAACGGGACGTGCTCGCGCTCCGGGCGGCCGGCGTCGAGCCCGTCGCGCCGCTGCTCCACGACCGGGTGGTACGGGCCGCGTTGCGGCTACCGGGTGACCTGCTGGTGGACGAGCGTGGTGAGCGGAAGGTGGCGTTCCGACGGGCCGCCCGCGAGTCCGTCCCCGACCGTGTGGCCTTCCGGGGCAAGCGGGCGGCCCAGTACGGGAGTCGGGCGGCCCGCGAACTGGATCGGCTGGCCCGGGAGGCCGGGTTCGAGCGGTCCGGCGGCGACCACGTGGCGCAGTTCGTCGCCGACCTCGCCGGTGACGTGCCGGCCATCGCGTGTCCCGCCAGGTCGGAGTAA
- a CDS encoding DUF7282 domain-containing protein, which produces MTGTYDKLRGVTLAVLMVLSVFAGTVAFAGTAAAASNAQFDTEGTIGNGSDNAPAGSVSGLTSGVGVDNNQNIQQIRISFSAGSFDGSFNDVPDDDVNIRVYPNQAAYESGNTALATTTFNNDATVESTQDNGETITVQTSSSFSLSPGQYVEVDIEDNFLNPSSGGDYEGDIILQPQSDANTATGTLSVPATGDDDDDDEVEEPDNFWDDRATRFQGQQLDFNPNGATNADYQLYECDYDATTETCEGDLVQDLPDDGPFEIDTTDLQGDYVIAINGGETYIITNETGFRSGTQNAADGPTDPSTSIVTQTLDASFDDDRISQGSSSTLSVKSPKRGNYQLVIGADGLSQGELDDLFDNSGTISGDDENVTVQVDSTDDNIDVSVPSSFDTGEYDFQFNVRDTTASDTDSVEIVTEADTTATFEQNSYVEDRGDEVTISLELSNTESTTVRIGSDEVNYVSNVRVRDSDDDGDVSFTMNTFRAGQASFSESSAFSSEDDTVSFARRQTDGLESPLEATDYDLTALVDNNEVDVAVLDLRERSQSGISIYTAPSRLSSTADAGSAYSDANDVRDAATQRRVIADGNHFILQINASGLGGYVEDIDDFEDTKDGEDATQNVALYLEDAEAGPNADAPNFTIANGEVYPDGDNDTYYVVFDPDSYGDDFEDGERYRLTFTVPESNPYIGNDNANRDESVSFNKTFRLDEREATFDTGDNSVVTVEAASGETISGTTNVAPGTEFDIRAKATGQGAFLLTQPTEVAKNGSFSAEFDFSNVSENTSFTLTIPSQNFEDNAETPARVGAAETASATFNNQTFTGQATSVEVEQVTTSDGGFVTIHDSTLVSDGAVFDSVRGTSAYLAPGTQTNVTVELDSPIAPSGSGTYYAMPHLDSDGDQTYDFVTSEGADDGPYTTNEGNAVVDPATITVERVATVTFNDQQQMGDTVLVESVRLPNGGFVTIHDSTVADDPFGSVRGTSNYLESGTSADINITLDEPASESGQFFAMPHRDTDGDETYDFVSSNGDDDGPYLNADGQIVLDAAQIQVGGMDTPTDTPTETDEPDTPTETDEPDTPTETDEPETTTTSGGQPGFGLAVSLIALVGAALIALRRRD; this is translated from the coding sequence ATGACAGGAACATACGACAAACTCCGCGGCGTTACCCTCGCCGTACTGATGGTGTTGTCCGTCTTCGCGGGCACCGTGGCCTTCGCGGGCACGGCGGCCGCAGCGAGCAACGCCCAGTTCGACACCGAGGGCACCATCGGCAACGGATCCGACAACGCGCCCGCGGGCAGCGTTTCCGGACTGACCTCCGGTGTAGGCGTAGACAACAACCAGAACATCCAGCAGATTCGGATCAGCTTCAGCGCAGGAAGCTTCGACGGGAGCTTCAACGACGTCCCGGACGACGACGTCAACATCCGAGTCTACCCGAACCAGGCTGCATACGAGTCCGGTAACACGGCTCTGGCCACCACCACGTTCAACAACGACGCGACGGTGGAGTCAACGCAGGACAACGGGGAGACGATCACCGTTCAGACCTCGAGCTCGTTCAGCCTGAGCCCGGGTCAGTACGTCGAAGTCGACATCGAGGATAACTTCCTCAACCCGTCCTCCGGCGGCGACTACGAGGGTGACATCATCCTCCAGCCGCAGTCCGACGCGAACACCGCCACCGGGACCCTCTCGGTCCCGGCGACCGGTGACGACGACGACGACGATGAGGTCGAGGAGCCTGACAACTTCTGGGACGACCGCGCGACGCGGTTCCAGGGTCAGCAGCTCGACTTCAACCCCAACGGCGCGACCAACGCCGACTACCAGCTGTACGAGTGCGACTACGACGCCACGACGGAAACCTGTGAGGGCGACCTCGTCCAGGACCTTCCGGACGATGGTCCCTTCGAGATCGACACGACGGACCTGCAGGGTGACTACGTCATCGCCATCAACGGCGGCGAGACGTACATCATCACCAACGAAACCGGCTTCCGTAGTGGTACCCAGAACGCCGCTGACGGCCCCACCGACCCGTCGACGTCCATCGTGACGCAGACGCTCGACGCGTCCTTCGACGACGACCGAATCTCTCAGGGTTCGAGTAGCACCCTGAGCGTCAAGTCGCCGAAGCGGGGCAACTACCAGCTCGTCATTGGTGCCGACGGTCTCAGCCAGGGCGAACTGGACGACCTCTTCGACAACTCAGGCACGATCTCTGGTGATGACGAGAACGTCACTGTCCAGGTGGATAGCACGGACGACAACATCGACGTGAGCGTCCCCAGCTCGTTCGACACGGGCGAGTACGACTTCCAGTTCAACGTCCGTGACACCACGGCGTCCGACACGGACAGCGTGGAGATCGTCACCGAGGCCGACACCACGGCCACGTTCGAGCAGAACTCCTACGTGGAGGATCGTGGTGACGAGGTGACCATCTCGCTCGAACTCTCGAACACCGAATCGACCACCGTCCGTATCGGTTCGGACGAGGTCAACTACGTCTCGAACGTCCGCGTCCGCGACTCCGACGACGACGGGGACGTCTCGTTCACGATGAACACCTTCCGCGCGGGCCAGGCGTCCTTCTCGGAGAGCAGCGCGTTCAGCTCCGAGGACGACACCGTCTCCTTCGCGCGGCGCCAGACCGACGGGCTCGAGAGCCCGCTCGAGGCGACCGACTACGACCTGACGGCACTGGTCGACAACAACGAGGTCGACGTCGCAGTCCTCGACCTCCGCGAGCGCAGCCAGAGCGGCATCTCGATCTACACGGCACCGAGCCGCCTCTCGAGCACCGCTGACGCTGGCTCCGCCTACAGTGACGCCAACGACGTCCGTGACGCGGCGACGCAGCGGCGCGTCATCGCGGACGGGAACCACTTCATCCTCCAGATCAACGCGAGCGGTCTGGGTGGCTACGTCGAGGACATCGACGACTTCGAGGACACGAAGGACGGCGAGGACGCGACGCAGAACGTCGCGCTCTACCTCGAGGACGCGGAGGCCGGGCCGAACGCCGACGCCCCGAACTTCACCATCGCCAACGGTGAGGTCTACCCCGACGGTGACAACGACACCTACTACGTCGTCTTCGACCCCGACAGCTACGGTGACGACTTCGAGGACGGTGAGCGCTACCGGCTGACGTTCACGGTTCCCGAGTCGAACCCGTACATCGGCAACGACAACGCCAACCGTGACGAGTCCGTCTCGTTCAACAAGACGTTCCGTCTCGACGAGCGTGAGGCGACCTTCGACACCGGCGACAACAGCGTCGTGACGGTCGAGGCCGCCTCCGGCGAGACGATCAGCGGCACGACCAACGTCGCGCCGGGTACGGAGTTCGACATCCGCGCCAAGGCGACCGGCCAGGGCGCGTTCCTCCTGACCCAGCCGACCGAGGTTGCGAAGAACGGGAGCTTCAGCGCCGAGTTCGACTTCTCCAACGTCTCGGAGAACACGAGCTTCACGCTGACCATCCCGAGCCAGAACTTCGAGGACAACGCCGAGACGCCCGCGCGTGTCGGCGCTGCAGAGACCGCATCCGCCACGTTCAACAACCAGACCTTCACGGGTCAGGCGACGAGCGTGGAGGTCGAGCAGGTCACCACCTCCGACGGTGGCTTCGTGACGATCCACGACTCGACGCTCGTCAGTGACGGTGCCGTCTTCGACTCGGTCCGGGGTACGTCCGCGTACCTCGCGCCGGGTACGCAGACCAACGTCACGGTCGAGCTCGACTCGCCGATCGCCCCGAGCGGCTCGGGTACCTACTACGCGATGCCGCACCTGGACTCCGACGGTGACCAGACCTACGACTTCGTCACGTCCGAGGGCGCCGACGACGGCCCCTACACGACGAACGAGGGCAACGCGGTCGTCGACCCCGCGACCATCACGGTCGAGCGGGTCGCCACGGTCACCTTCAACGACCAGCAGCAGATGGGCGACACCGTGCTCGTCGAGAGCGTGCGCCTGCCCAACGGTGGCTTCGTGACGATCCACGACAGCACGGTCGCCGACGATCCGTTCGGCTCCGTGCGTGGCACGTCCAACTACCTCGAGTCCGGCACCAGCGCTGACATCAACATCACGCTGGACGAGCCGGCCTCCGAGAGTGGGCAGTTCTTCGCCATGCCGCACCGTGACACCGACGGCGACGAGACGTACGACTTCGTCTCGTCCAACGGTGACGACGACGGTCCGTACCTGAACGCGGACGGTCAGATCGTCCTGGACGCGGCCCAGATCCAGGTCGGTGGCATGGACACGCCGACGGACACGCCGACGGAAACGGACGAGCCGGACACGCCGACGGAAACGGACGAGCCGGACACGCCGACGGAGACCGACGAGCCCGAGACGACGACCACGAGCGGCGGACAGCCCGGCTTCGGCCTGGCCGTCTCGCTGATCGCACTCGTCGGCGCGGCGCTCATCGCGCTCCGCCGTCGCGACTAA
- a CDS encoding COX15/CtaA family protein, producing the protein MDLPSRSELGFRHYLAGTTALTGILMLLGVYTAAAGAGLTCAQRWPLCDGAVFGLFPADWMSFIEWFHRLVAMVAGFVILGATAHAWRAGRSRRVRGALTVATVLLPAQIILGALTVTRYEWVILTAHFSTATLIYAGVALATGWSFADRVAPGAARRATLAAAGLLPAFLVLSPRLLFVYGETAQVALYTVGLAALAALCWATVWTRAAGGSSRSALATGLAAVVLGGLLVLGRQVFGTSAQLAMVGGSLLAFYLAFGAAHWGELPLAGRARGVPGTERGSRSDD; encoded by the coding sequence ATGGACCTCCCGTCCCGGTCGGAACTCGGCTTCCGGCACTACCTCGCGGGGACGACGGCACTCACGGGCATCCTCATGCTGCTCGGCGTGTACACGGCGGCGGCGGGCGCCGGGCTGACCTGCGCGCAGCGGTGGCCGCTGTGCGACGGTGCGGTGTTCGGCCTCTTCCCGGCCGACTGGATGAGCTTCATCGAGTGGTTCCACCGGCTGGTCGCGATGGTGGCGGGCTTCGTCATCCTCGGGGCGACGGCCCACGCGTGGCGTGCCGGCCGCTCGCGGCGCGTACGCGGTGCCCTGACCGTCGCGACGGTCCTGCTCCCGGCGCAGATCATCCTGGGTGCGCTCACCGTCACGCGGTACGAGTGGGTCATCCTGACCGCCCACTTCTCGACGGCGACGCTCATCTACGCCGGCGTGGCGCTGGCGACCGGCTGGTCGTTCGCCGACCGTGTCGCCCCGGGTGCGGCGCGCCGGGCGACGCTGGCGGCTGCGGGACTCCTGCCGGCGTTCCTGGTGCTGTCGCCACGCCTGCTGTTCGTCTACGGCGAGACCGCGCAGGTCGCGCTGTACACGGTCGGGCTGGCGGCCCTGGCGGCGCTGTGCTGGGCGACCGTCTGGACCCGGGCGGCGGGGGGAAGCTCGCGGAGCGCGCTGGCCACCGGTCTCGCGGCGGTCGTCCTCGGCGGGCTGCTGGTGCTCGGCCGGCAGGTCTTCGGCACGTCCGCGCAGTTGGCCATGGTCGGCGGGTCGCTGCTGGCCTTCTACCTCGCGTTCGGGGCGGCACACTGGGGGGAACTGCCGCTGGCCGGCCGTGCTCGCGGCGTGCCGGGCACCGAGCGTGGAAGTCGGAGCGACGACTGA
- a CDS encoding 4a-hydroxytetrahydrobiopterin dehydratase, with translation MADLLSDDEIATQLPDGWTHDADGDLIERTYEFDSYLEGVGFAAGAGGLAEEAFHHPTLTVEWREVTVELTSHEEGGVTTKDTDLAERLDELAD, from the coding sequence ATGGCTGACCTCCTGTCCGACGACGAGATCGCAACGCAGCTCCCCGACGGCTGGACCCACGACGCCGATGGTGACCTGATCGAGCGGACCTACGAGTTCGACTCCTACCTCGAGGGCGTCGGCTTCGCCGCCGGTGCGGGCGGCCTCGCCGAGGAGGCGTTCCACCACCCGACGCTGACCGTGGAGTGGCGCGAGGTGACCGTCGAGCTGACCAGCCACGAGGAGGGCGGGGTCACGACGAAGGACACCGACCTCGCCGAGCGGCTGGACGAGCTGGCCGACTGA
- the lwrS gene encoding LWR-salt protein, with translation MREEEAVGGDGAVGEGGHEPVDVPGRAAYVFRVTFRLEPAAGVHVAPERFETTLERRADPPGTDGWLFFRDNCWRGEANDEAHLCELASEALGVDVVSVAFRELRTDEAYLSALREAIAENLSQFNADDVDEVLHKYLGSSIHVRG, from the coding sequence ATGCGCGAGGAGGAGGCGGTGGGTGGGGATGGGGCCGTCGGCGAGGGGGGCCACGAGCCCGTCGACGTGCCGGGGCGGGCGGCGTACGTGTTCCGCGTCACGTTCCGGCTCGAACCGGCGGCGGGCGTCCACGTCGCGCCCGAGCGGTTCGAGACGACGCTGGAGCGGCGCGCGGATCCGCCCGGCACGGACGGCTGGCTGTTCTTCCGCGACAACTGCTGGCGGGGCGAGGCCAACGACGAGGCGCACCTGTGCGAACTGGCGAGCGAGGCGCTGGGCGTCGACGTGGTGTCGGTCGCCTTCCGGGAGCTCCGGACCGATGAGGCGTACCTGTCGGCGCTCCGGGAGGCCATCGCCGAGAACCTCTCGCAGTTCAACGCGGACGACGTCGACGAGGTGCTGCACAAGTACCTCGGCTCGTCCATCCACGTCCGGGGATGA
- a CDS encoding HAD family hydrolase has protein sequence MTHAAGYDVWLFDLDGTLVDVEPSYIHETLGEVGDRLGHGFTPDEAEAIWHGFGAGANGLLEARGVDVEAFWETFHEVEEPVARAEAAFLYDDATWVGSLDRPVGLVTHCQSYLTGPVLDHLDIDDWFDTVVCCDEETGWKPDATPVELALADLGAGTDPSGALVGDNPSDVGAAWNAGLDGVHVERHGHETRGCCVLGDRRLRDLEPLAP, from the coding sequence ATGACCCACGCCGCGGGCTACGACGTCTGGCTGTTCGACCTCGACGGGACGCTGGTGGACGTGGAGCCCTCCTACATCCACGAGACGCTCGGCGAGGTCGGCGACCGGCTCGGGCATGGATTCACGCCCGACGAGGCCGAGGCCATCTGGCACGGCTTCGGCGCGGGCGCGAACGGCCTTCTGGAGGCGCGCGGGGTCGACGTCGAGGCGTTCTGGGAGACCTTCCACGAGGTAGAGGAGCCGGTCGCGCGCGCCGAGGCTGCGTTCCTCTACGACGACGCGACCTGGGTCGGAAGCCTCGACCGGCCGGTCGGGCTGGTGACGCACTGCCAGTCCTACCTCACGGGGCCGGTCCTGGACCACCTGGATATCGACGACTGGTTCGACACCGTCGTCTGCTGCGACGAGGAGACGGGCTGGAAACCCGATGCGACCCCCGTCGAACTGGCGCTGGCCGACCTCGGTGCCGGCACGGACCCGTCGGGGGCGCTGGTGGGTGACAACCCCTCGGACGTGGGGGCGGCGTGGAACGCCGGACTGGATGGGGTCCACGTCGAACGTCACGGCCACGAGACCCGTGGCTGCTGCGTACTGGGGGACCGTCGGCTCCGGGACCTCGAACCGCTGGCACCCTGA
- a CDS encoding DUF7385 family protein has protein sequence MDEFDEIVSSCTPRETGVVDIYQNTVGLACPSCEEPFDDLIVSKEFTRLNLSRQMDICATVHEGNPVLFTHRK, from the coding sequence ATGGACGAGTTCGACGAGATCGTCTCCTCGTGCACGCCCCGCGAGACCGGCGTCGTCGACATCTACCAGAACACGGTCGGGCTGGCGTGCCCGTCCTGTGAGGAGCCGTTCGACGACCTCATCGTCTCGAAGGAGTTCACCCGCCTCAACCTCTCACGCCAGATGGACATCTGTGCGACGGTCCACGAGGGGAACCCGGTCCTGTTCACCCACCGGAAGTAG
- a CDS encoding CAP domain-containing protein, whose protein sequence is MANKIALLLLGGIVVTAATAGAAIGVYVGDGGQLLGDGTGGGSAAPTPTVTPATTATPTATSGGNDGGGDGDGAGETGTEEPGSANTTPPPTSTATPAATATRTPEGTPTPGPVRPDSLNETKIQLRVIDEINDRRVDRGLQKLRPHEVLTRMAVNHSQRMSEQGYVSHSAGGFTTEERYRRNDMYDVCTVQDDTNTGLRDGEALETLDKVSAGGTFDNRTNRNEREIAQDAVENWFAHEESRRKLTYENARQLGAGVHVSGSNRAYVTVDLCS, encoded by the coding sequence ATGGCGAACAAGATCGCGCTGCTCCTGCTCGGTGGGATCGTCGTCACCGCGGCGACCGCCGGTGCCGCCATCGGGGTGTACGTCGGCGATGGCGGGCAGCTCCTCGGAGATGGGACGGGAGGCGGTAGCGCGGCACCGACCCCGACGGTCACGCCGGCGACGACCGCCACCCCGACAGCCACGTCCGGCGGGAACGATGGAGGTGGGGACGGGGATGGGGCCGGCGAGACCGGGACCGAGGAGCCGGGAAGCGCCAACACGACGCCACCGCCGACCTCGACCGCGACTCCGGCGGCCACGGCCACGCGGACGCCGGAGGGGACGCCGACCCCCGGGCCGGTGCGCCCGGACTCGCTCAACGAGACGAAGATACAGCTCCGGGTCATCGACGAGATCAACGACCGCCGCGTCGACCGGGGGCTGCAGAAACTCCGTCCCCACGAGGTGCTGACCCGGATGGCCGTCAACCACAGCCAGCGGATGAGCGAGCAGGGGTACGTCTCCCACTCGGCGGGCGGGTTCACGACCGAGGAGCGCTACCGCCGGAACGACATGTACGACGTCTGCACGGTCCAGGACGACACCAACACCGGTCTCAGGGACGGCGAGGCGCTCGAGACCCTCGACAAGGTCTCGGCCGGCGGGACCTTCGACAACCGGACGAACCGCAACGAGCGGGAGATCGCCCAGGACGCGGTCGAGAACTGGTTCGCCCACGAGGAATCGCGGCGGAAACTCACCTACGAGAACGCCAGGCAGCTCGGCGCCGGAGTCCACGTCAGCGGGAGCAACCGCGCGTACGTCACCGTCGACCTCTGTTCCTGA
- a CDS encoding ABC transporter ATP-binding protein, whose amino-acid sequence MSDDPSGGASSAEPALELADVTVRYGDRTVLDEVSLSVRPGEFLALVGPNGAGKTTLLRTVNGLVTPESGTVRIGGTVAGTLSVRERARRVATVPQETSVGFDFPVRDLVAMGRTAHRSRLSRADESDRAVVQRALDRTDTEEFADRAVGSLSGGERQRVVLARALAQAAPLLLLDEPTASLDINHQVRVLGLVRGLVHAPDDEAATGDTGPDSVAERTAVAAIHDLDLAARFCDRIALLADGEIRAVGPPEAVLDADRLQEAYGVETVVTENTATGTPTVTALGGPTADGAEGPRAPLEADDD is encoded by the coding sequence GTGAGCGACGACCCGTCCGGTGGGGCGAGCTCCGCCGAGCCGGCCCTCGAACTCGCTGACGTGACGGTCCGGTACGGCGACCGGACCGTCCTCGACGAGGTGTCGCTGTCGGTACGCCCCGGAGAGTTCCTCGCTCTGGTCGGCCCGAACGGTGCCGGCAAGACCACGCTCCTCCGGACTGTCAACGGACTCGTCACCCCAGAGTCCGGGACGGTCCGGATCGGCGGGACCGTGGCCGGGACCCTCTCCGTGCGCGAGCGCGCCCGGCGGGTCGCCACCGTCCCGCAGGAGACGAGCGTCGGCTTCGACTTCCCCGTCCGCGACCTGGTCGCGATGGGCCGCACGGCCCACCGCTCGCGGCTCTCGCGTGCGGACGAGAGCGACCGGGCCGTCGTCCAGCGGGCGCTCGACCGGACCGATACCGAGGAGTTCGCCGACCGCGCGGTGGGCTCGCTGAGCGGCGGTGAGCGCCAGCGCGTCGTCCTCGCGCGGGCGCTCGCACAGGCGGCCCCGCTGTTGCTCCTCGACGAGCCGACCGCCAGCCTCGACATCAACCACCAGGTCCGCGTCCTGGGACTGGTTCGGGGCCTCGTCCACGCGCCCGACGACGAGGCGGCGACGGGTGACACCGGGCCCGACTCGGTTGCCGAACGGACGGCAGTAGCCGCCATCCACGACCTCGACCTGGCGGCCCGCTTCTGCGACCGCATCGCGCTCCTGGCCGACGGCGAGATTCGGGCGGTCGGACCGCCGGAGGCGGTACTGGACGCCGACCGATTACAGGAGGCGTACGGCGTCGAGACGGTCGTCACGGAGAACACCGCGACCGGCACGCCGACCGTGACCGCGCTGGGCGGGCCGACGGCGGACGGGGCGGAGGGTCCACGAGCGCCGCTGGAGGCCGACGACGACTAG
- the btuC gene encoding vitamin B12 ABC transporter permease BtuC, translating to MYERRRTVAWSAGLAAALALVAVYSATIGPVAIPATVVAKAILNDVTLPTLSLDGGLTWVHPFSFGVERSHAVIVTRLRLPRIALGAAVGFALATAGAVMQGFFRNPMADPSIIGVSTGAAVGAVAAIVFQPAIPLVPDLQGMAFATALAAGFAVYLVAREGGRTPVATLLLAGVAVQTFLGAVVSYTLLFAGDSLERAVFWLMGHLHAASWGKVGAVWPVALLGFLVTLAYARDLNVLLVGEDDAHTMGVEVERTKRVLLAVASVLTAAAVAVAGVIGFVGLVVPHVMRLLVGPDHRVLLPTSALAGAGFLVATDTLARAGPAEVPVGIVTAALGAPFFLYLLRDREVHSL from the coding sequence ATGTACGAGCGGCGCCGGACTGTCGCGTGGTCGGCGGGCCTAGCGGCCGCGCTGGCACTCGTGGCCGTCTACAGCGCCACCATCGGCCCCGTCGCCATCCCCGCGACGGTCGTCGCGAAGGCCATCCTGAACGACGTGACGCTGCCCACGCTCTCGCTCGACGGCGGGCTGACGTGGGTCCATCCGTTCTCGTTCGGGGTCGAGCGCTCGCACGCGGTCATCGTCACGAGGCTGCGACTCCCGCGCATCGCGCTGGGCGCGGCCGTCGGCTTCGCGCTCGCCACCGCGGGCGCGGTGATGCAGGGGTTCTTCCGGAACCCGATGGCCGACCCCTCCATCATCGGCGTCTCGACGGGCGCGGCGGTCGGCGCCGTGGCGGCTATCGTCTTCCAGCCCGCCATCCCCCTCGTGCCGGACCTGCAGGGGATGGCGTTCGCGACGGCACTGGCTGCCGGATTCGCGGTCTACCTCGTCGCCCGGGAGGGCGGCCGGACGCCCGTGGCGACGCTCCTGCTGGCCGGCGTCGCGGTCCAGACGTTCCTGGGTGCGGTCGTCTCCTACACGCTGCTGTTCGCCGGCGACTCGCTGGAGCGCGCGGTGTTCTGGCTCATGGGCCACCTCCACGCCGCGAGCTGGGGGAAGGTCGGCGCCGTCTGGCCGGTCGCGCTGCTGGGGTTCCTCGTCACGCTCGCGTACGCCCGCGACCTGAACGTCCTCCTCGTGGGGGAGGACGACGCGCACACGATGGGCGTCGAGGTCGAACGGACGAAGCGGGTGCTGCTGGCGGTCGCGAGCGTCCTCACGGCAGCGGCCGTCGCGGTGGCGGGCGTCATCGGCTTCGTCGGCCTCGTCGTCCCGCACGTGATGCGGTTGCTCGTCGGCCCGGACCACCGGGTCCTCCTCCCCACGTCGGCGCTCGCCGGCGCGGGGTTCCTCGTCGCCACGGACACGCTCGCGCGCGCCGGGCCCGCCGAGGTGCCGGTCGGCATCGTCACCGCGGCGCTCGGGGCCCCCTTCTTCCTCTACCTGCTACGGGACCGGGAGGTGCATTCGCTGTGA